In one window of Mobiluncus massiliensis DNA:
- a CDS encoding helix-turn-helix transcriptional regulator yields MSTWLFYLTQGVMMLSIFAGAISFSAYTVSRRKTYLGASIFSVVYFFDVALMFRPYMAEENPSGRFVDIFVISSPPESIMLGCALICLLWYTAFMYLSLRPIWIAIPTLLFVALSVIILVAEPERMWREFIFFSMRAVGFMSLLCFLIIYYFVCKDTIKRFLLKKHLILFIVSGILCIGTVLWNIYFMIILPSLSSGKEPFLPERNFIENLFILFISWYISFRGVGILRLHINEPPSRERASDEEVIANEAAIFTRKYKLSPTENKVLLRMVQGETNRQIAEAMFIELTTVKVHVHNILKKTGKTSRNEVISDFWHSM; encoded by the coding sequence ATGAGTACGTGGTTGTTTTACTTGACTCAGGGAGTGATGATGCTTTCCATTTTTGCGGGAGCAATTTCCTTTTCTGCCTACACAGTCTCGAGGCGGAAAACCTATCTCGGCGCATCAATTTTCAGTGTTGTTTATTTTTTCGATGTCGCATTGATGTTCAGACCCTACATGGCAGAAGAAAATCCCTCCGGGAGATTCGTGGATATTTTTGTAATTTCTAGCCCTCCTGAGTCCATCATGCTAGGTTGTGCACTGATATGCCTCCTGTGGTACACCGCATTTATGTATCTAAGTTTACGGCCAATTTGGATTGCAATCCCGACGCTTTTATTCGTGGCACTCAGTGTGATCATTTTAGTAGCAGAACCAGAACGAATGTGGAGGGAATTTATATTTTTCTCAATGAGGGCTGTAGGGTTCATGTCATTGTTATGCTTCCTCATCATCTATTACTTTGTTTGTAAAGATACCATTAAAAGATTTTTGCTTAAGAAGCATTTGATTCTATTTATAGTCTCTGGGATACTGTGTATTGGAACCGTTCTTTGGAATATCTACTTTATGATAATTCTTCCTTCTCTTTCATCGGGGAAAGAACCATTCCTTCCGGAGCGTAACTTTATCGAGAACCTCTTTATTCTCTTTATTTCCTGGTATATCTCTTTTAGAGGAGTGGGGATACTAAGACTGCATATTAACGAGCCTCCTTCTCGAGAGAGGGCTTCCGATGAAGAGGTAATTGCTAATGAAGCTGCCATATTTACCCGAAAATATAAACTCTCACCTACTGAAAACAAGGTCTTGTTGAGGATGGTACAAGGGGAAACCAATCGTCAGATTGCTGAGGCTATGTTTATAGAGCTCACTACCGTGAAAGTCCATGTTCACAACATTTTAAAAAAGACCGGGAAAACCAGCCGAAACGAAGTTATCTCAGATTTTTGGCATTCCATGTAG
- a CDS encoding YfcC family protein, with protein sequence MSVVTDGKTASETGQKPKKGFRLNVPTAFTILFFLTIIAVFATWFVPAGQYSKLAYDKETQAFSITSPQGEVSTVPGNQEALDKLGVDIKYEQFANGAIGKPISIPDTYERLESNPAGLEKIPQAMVNGTMEAVDIMVFIFVLGGLIGVVRATGSFESGLMALTKKTKGHEFALVFAMSLFMIVGGTLCGLEEEAVAFYPIMCPIFIAMGYDSIIAVGAIFLAGSMGTTMSTVNPFSVVIASNAAGIQFTEGIWWRAVSCVVGAAVVIGYLYWYAKKIKANPEFSYTYEDRDSYEKQWGMMSQEDVPFNWKRKIILVLFFAGFPIMVWGVMARGWYFPLMAASFLTITIAIMILSLFGKDRLTEKQLVDAFSNGASSLVAVSLIIGLARGINSILKEGYISDTILYGATKLVSGMSGPLFIIIMMFIFFVLGFVVPSSSGLAVLSMPIMAPLADSVGIPRWIIVCAYQWGQYAMLYLAPTGLVMATLQMLDMKYSHWLKFVWPMVVFVLVFGGGMLVAQTLIYGH encoded by the coding sequence ATGTCTGTAGTTACCGACGGAAAAACTGCGAGCGAAACTGGGCAAAAACCGAAAAAAGGCTTTCGTTTGAACGTGCCCACCGCGTTCACAATCCTATTCTTTCTCACCATTATTGCGGTGTTTGCGACTTGGTTCGTACCAGCAGGTCAGTACTCGAAACTGGCCTATGATAAGGAGACTCAAGCTTTCTCAATCACAAGTCCACAAGGGGAAGTCAGTACTGTTCCCGGCAATCAAGAGGCCCTGGACAAACTCGGGGTAGACATCAAGTACGAACAGTTTGCCAACGGAGCAATTGGAAAACCGATTTCTATTCCTGACACTTACGAAAGACTCGAGTCTAATCCTGCTGGTCTTGAAAAAATTCCGCAGGCCATGGTGAATGGCACTATGGAGGCAGTGGACATTATGGTGTTCATTTTTGTCCTTGGAGGTCTCATTGGTGTGGTTCGGGCTACCGGTTCTTTCGAGTCTGGTCTGATGGCCTTGACTAAGAAAACCAAAGGACACGAGTTTGCTCTCGTATTCGCGATGTCTCTGTTCATGATAGTTGGAGGCACTCTGTGTGGTCTTGAAGAAGAAGCTGTGGCCTTTTATCCAATCATGTGTCCTATCTTTATCGCGATGGGATACGACTCTATTATCGCAGTAGGGGCTATCTTCCTTGCTGGTTCCATGGGGACTACGATGTCAACCGTCAACCCATTCTCTGTTGTGATTGCGTCTAATGCTGCAGGCATTCAGTTTACCGAGGGCATCTGGTGGCGCGCGGTAAGTTGTGTAGTAGGGGCAGCAGTAGTCATAGGTTACCTGTATTGGTACGCCAAAAAAATCAAGGCAAATCCCGAGTTCTCTTACACCTATGAAGACCGGGATTCCTATGAAAAGCAGTGGGGCATGATGAGCCAGGAAGATGTTCCCTTCAACTGGAAGCGCAAAATTATCCTGGTCTTGTTTTTTGCAGGTTTCCCGATTATGGTCTGGGGTGTCATGGCTCGGGGTTGGTACTTCCCATTGATGGCTGCGTCTTTCTTGACTATCACGATTGCTATAATGATATTGTCACTGTTTGGTAAGGACCGCCTCACCGAAAAGCAACTCGTGGATGCCTTCTCCAACGGGGCTTCTTCGCTCGTTGCGGTGTCTTTGATTATTGGACTGGCTCGTGGCATTAACTCGATTTTGAAAGAGGGCTACATTTCAGACACCATTCTGTATGGTGCTACGAAGTTGGTTTCGGGAATGAGTGGTCCGCTGTTCATAATCATCATGATGTTCATCTTCTTTGTCCTTGGCTTCGTAGTGCCGTCCTCCTCTGGCTTGGCGGTGCTGTCCATGCCGATTATGGCTCCGTTAGCTGATTCAGTTGGTATTCCGCGTTGGATCATCGTCTGCGCTTACCAGTGGGGTCAGTACGCTATGTTGTACTTAGCACCTACTGGCCTGGTGATGGCTACTTTGCAGATGCTTGACATGAAGTACAGCCATTGGTTGAAGTTTGTTTGGCCTATGGTGGTGTTCGTTTTGGTATTTGGCGGCGGAATGCTTGTCGCCCAAACGCTGATTTACGGCCATTAG
- the arcC gene encoding carbamate kinase produces the protein MRIVIALGGNALLRRGEKPDSATQIANVELAVQQLAPLAEEHEVVITHGNGPQVGVLALQSANDKNLTQPYAFDTLGAQTQGMIGYWLLQSLQNNLPGRQVASLVNQTLVLAGDPAFDNPTKFVGQVYNKEEADELAKSRGWVMKADGEYFRRVVGSPKPQRVVETRLIRRMLDVGAVVVCAGGGGIPVIRNEKGKLQGVEAVIDKDLTAATLAEHLDADFLMILTDVPAVMENFGTPEQKEIHRASPAAMRAGGFPAGSMGPKVEAACRFVELTGDVAAIGQLSDAQKIIAGESGTIITPGGNYGGPDDINQHSYKKMCMTSGGNIEV, from the coding sequence ATGCGTATTGTTATTGCTTTGGGCGGTAACGCCCTGCTGCGACGCGGGGAGAAACCGGATTCTGCTACGCAGATTGCTAATGTTGAGTTGGCGGTGCAGCAGCTTGCTCCCTTGGCGGAGGAACATGAAGTGGTTATTACCCATGGTAATGGTCCGCAGGTTGGGGTGTTGGCGTTGCAGTCGGCTAATGATAAGAATCTGACTCAGCCTTATGCTTTCGATACTTTGGGTGCACAGACCCAGGGCATGATTGGCTACTGGTTGTTGCAGTCCTTGCAGAATAACCTTCCGGGACGTCAGGTGGCTTCCCTGGTGAACCAGACTCTGGTTTTGGCTGGGGATCCTGCGTTTGATAATCCGACCAAGTTTGTGGGTCAGGTTTATAACAAGGAAGAAGCTGACGAGTTGGCTAAGTCTCGTGGCTGGGTGATGAAGGCTGACGGGGAGTATTTCCGTCGGGTTGTCGGGTCTCCGAAGCCGCAGCGTGTGGTGGAGACTCGTTTGATTCGCCGGATGCTCGATGTTGGTGCTGTCGTGGTTTGCGCGGGCGGTGGCGGTATTCCTGTCATTCGTAATGAGAAGGGCAAACTGCAGGGTGTCGAGGCTGTGATTGATAAGGATTTGACCGCCGCGACCCTGGCAGAGCATCTGGATGCAGATTTCTTGATGATTCTGACTGATGTGCCCGCTGTGATGGAGAACTTTGGTACTCCTGAGCAGAAGGAGATTCATCGCGCTAGTCCCGCTGCGATGCGCGCGGGCGGTTTCCCCGCTGGCTCTATGGGGCCGAAGGTGGAGGCAGCCTGCCGTTTCGTGGAGCTGACCGGCGATGTCGCCGCGATTGGGCAGCTCAGCGATGCGCAAAAGATTATCGCGGGCGAATCCGGCACCATCATTACCCCAGGTGGGAACTATGGTGGACCCGATGACATCAACCAGCACAGCTACAAGAAAATGTGCATGACTAGCGGTGGAAACATAGAGGTCTAG
- the argF gene encoding ornithine carbamoyltransferase, with product MTDFHGRHFLKELDFTPAEWLELLELAAELKAAKKEGREVQYLKNKNIALIFEKTSTRTRCSFEVAAYDQGAHVTYLDPSGSQMGHKESIEDTARVLGRFYDGIEYRGDSQHKVDVLAEMSGVPVWNGLTDQWHPTQMLCDMLTMHEQSGKPYNEISFAYVGDSRFNMANSLLISGVMLGMDVRIVAPKELWNTPEIIAKAEEIAKTTGAKITHTESVDEGVKGVDFVYTDIWVSMGEPKEVWDERIKLLKPYQVNADLMARTGNPNTKFLHCLPSFHDRHTTIGEDIYQKYGLDGMEVTNDVFNGECSAVFDQAENRMHTIKAVMVATLGEK from the coding sequence ATGACTGATTTTCACGGTCGTCACTTTTTGAAAGAACTCGATTTTACTCCTGCTGAGTGGTTGGAGTTGTTGGAGTTGGCTGCTGAGCTGAAAGCCGCGAAGAAGGAAGGTCGCGAGGTTCAGTACCTGAAGAACAAGAATATTGCTCTGATTTTTGAAAAGACCTCGACTCGTACTCGCTGCTCTTTTGAGGTTGCTGCTTATGATCAAGGTGCTCATGTTACTTATCTGGATCCGTCCGGTTCTCAGATGGGTCACAAGGAATCTATTGAGGATACTGCTCGAGTGTTGGGTCGTTTTTATGACGGTATTGAATACCGTGGCGATTCTCAGCATAAGGTGGATGTTTTGGCTGAGATGTCGGGCGTGCCGGTGTGGAATGGTTTGACTGATCAGTGGCATCCCACCCAGATGTTGTGTGACATGCTGACCATGCATGAGCAGAGTGGTAAGCCGTACAATGAGATTTCTTTTGCTTATGTTGGCGATTCCCGTTTCAATATGGCTAACTCCCTGTTGATTTCTGGTGTGATGCTGGGGATGGACGTGCGGATTGTGGCGCCGAAGGAGCTGTGGAATACCCCGGAGATTATTGCTAAGGCTGAGGAAATCGCTAAGACTACTGGTGCCAAGATTACCCATACCGAGAGTGTTGATGAGGGTGTGAAGGGCGTCGATTTTGTGTACACGGATATTTGGGTTTCGATGGGTGAGCCGAAGGAAGTTTGGGATGAGCGTATCAAGTTGCTGAAGCCTTACCAGGTGAATGCTGATTTGATGGCTCGGACTGGTAATCCTAATACCAAGTTCCTGCACTGCTTGCCGTCTTTCCATGACCGTCATACCACTATTGGTGAGGATATCTATCAAAAGTATGGTCTGGATGGTATGGAAGTTACTAACGATGTCTTTAATGGTGAGTGTTCTGCGGTGTTCGATCAGGCGGAAAACCGGATGCACACGATTAAGGCCGTTATGGTGGCGACGCTAGGAGAAAAGTAG
- a CDS encoding bifunctional methylenetetrahydrofolate dehydrogenase/methenyltetrahydrofolate cyclohydrolase, protein MRAPWEGPAQVLDGKATAGAIKAELQARVAAVRERGVIPGLGTILVGEDPGSVTYVAGKHRDCAEVGIESIRVDLPATASQDEVMAAVQRLNQDPACTGYIVQLPLPKGMDTNRILEAIDPDKDADGLHPMNLGRLVLRVSEPITSPLPCTPRAVIELGRRFGLDFNGKDVCVVGRGTTVGRSIGLLLGRKDVNATVTSCHTGTQDLAAKCRQADVIVAASGVAGIITPDMVKPGAAVFDVGVSRVIDPDTGKSRLHGDVADGVDRVAAWLTPNPGGVGPMTRALLLVNVVEAAERAAGI, encoded by the coding sequence ATGAGGGCGCCCTGGGAGGGGCCAGCTCAGGTCCTGGACGGCAAAGCTACCGCTGGTGCTATCAAAGCAGAGTTGCAGGCGCGTGTCGCCGCGGTACGTGAGCGCGGGGTCATTCCCGGTCTGGGCACCATCCTGGTCGGTGAGGATCCTGGTTCTGTAACCTACGTGGCTGGTAAACACCGGGACTGTGCGGAGGTCGGCATCGAGTCCATTCGGGTCGATTTGCCTGCCACCGCCAGCCAAGACGAGGTCATGGCGGCGGTGCAACGGTTGAACCAGGACCCGGCCTGTACGGGATATATCGTGCAGTTACCGTTACCTAAGGGCATGGACACGAACCGGATTTTGGAAGCTATCGACCCGGATAAAGATGCCGACGGACTGCATCCCATGAACCTGGGTCGTCTGGTGTTGCGGGTGTCAGAGCCGATTACTTCGCCTTTGCCCTGTACTCCCCGGGCTGTCATCGAGCTGGGTCGTCGTTTCGGTCTGGATTTCAACGGTAAAGACGTGTGCGTGGTCGGCCGAGGCACTACGGTGGGTCGTTCCATCGGGCTGCTGCTGGGACGTAAAGACGTCAACGCCACCGTGACTTCGTGCCATACCGGAACCCAGGATTTGGCGGCAAAGTGCCGCCAGGCGGACGTCATTGTGGCCGCATCCGGGGTCGCGGGCATTATCACCCCGGACATGGTCAAGCCCGGCGCTGCCGTGTTTGACGTGGGAGTGTCTCGGGTTATCGACCCGGATACCGGCAAGTCTCGACTGCACGGTGACGTGGCGGACGGGGTCGACCGGGTCGCCGCCTGGTTGACCCCGAATCCCGGCGGGGTCGGGCCCATGACCCGGGCGTTGCTGCTGGTCAACGTGGTCGAAGCCGCGGAACGCGCGGCTGGGATTTAA
- the glyA gene encoding serine hydroxymethyltransferase, whose translation MTEVMNQPLSEVDPEIQAVLDAELNRQRDTLEMIASENFVPRAVLQCQGSVLTNKYAEGYPGKRYYGGCENVDVAETLAIERAKKLFGADFANVQPHSGAQANAAVLSALIKPGAKIMGLSLAHGGHLTHGMKINFSGRLYQVAAYGVEPDTKRIDMDRVRELALAERPDVIISGWSAYPRHLDFAAFRSIADEVGAYLWTDMAHFAGLVAAGLHPSPVPYADVVSTTIHKTIGGPRSGLILSRDGEMFGKKINSSVFPGQQGGPLMHVVAAKAVALKIAGTPEFKERMQRVIQGAQILAERLMAPDCKAAGIDLLTGGTDVHLVLVDLVNSNLDGQQAENLLHEAGITVNRNAVPFDPRPPAITSGLRIGTPALATRGFGEAEFREVADIIASVLVDGAAGESAVDVAKYRARVAKLTEAFPLYPGLVQ comes from the coding sequence ATGACTGAAGTCATGAACCAGCCCCTTTCTGAGGTTGATCCGGAAATCCAGGCCGTGCTGGATGCTGAGCTTAATCGTCAGCGCGACACCCTGGAAATGATTGCGTCGGAAAACTTTGTGCCCCGCGCCGTATTGCAATGCCAGGGCAGCGTTTTGACTAACAAATACGCCGAAGGCTATCCGGGCAAACGCTATTACGGCGGCTGCGAAAACGTTGACGTCGCTGAGACCCTGGCCATTGAGCGGGCCAAAAAGCTGTTCGGAGCCGATTTTGCGAACGTCCAGCCCCACTCTGGCGCCCAGGCGAACGCGGCGGTGCTCTCGGCGCTCATTAAGCCCGGAGCCAAGATTATGGGTCTGAGCTTGGCTCACGGCGGTCACCTCACTCACGGCATGAAGATTAACTTCAGCGGCCGGCTCTACCAGGTCGCGGCCTACGGAGTGGAACCGGATACCAAGCGTATTGACATGGATCGGGTGCGGGAACTCGCGTTGGCCGAGCGCCCTGACGTGATTATTTCCGGCTGGTCCGCCTATCCGCGGCATCTGGATTTTGCGGCTTTCCGTTCTATCGCGGACGAGGTCGGGGCCTACCTGTGGACCGATATGGCGCACTTTGCGGGTCTGGTCGCCGCCGGTTTGCACCCCTCCCCGGTGCCTTACGCGGATGTGGTTTCCACGACCATTCACAAGACCATTGGCGGGCCGCGTTCGGGTCTGATTCTGTCCCGTGATGGGGAAATGTTTGGCAAGAAGATTAACAGCTCCGTTTTCCCCGGTCAGCAGGGTGGGCCCCTGATGCACGTGGTCGCGGCGAAAGCGGTGGCGCTAAAGATTGCCGGCACGCCTGAGTTTAAAGAGCGGATGCAGCGCGTCATCCAAGGCGCCCAAATTTTGGCCGAACGCCTGATGGCCCCCGATTGTAAGGCGGCGGGCATCGACCTGTTGACCGGCGGCACCGATGTTCACTTGGTGCTGGTGGACCTGGTTAACTCCAACCTGGATGGTCAGCAGGCCGAGAACCTGTTGCACGAAGCGGGCATTACCGTGAACCGTAATGCGGTGCCGTTCGATCCGCGTCCTCCGGCAATTACTTCCGGCTTGCGTATCGGCACCCCGGCTCTGGCTACCCGCGGCTTTGGCGAGGCTGAGTTCCGTGAGGTCGCCGACATCATCGCCTCCGTGCTGGTGGACGGTGCCGCGGGCGAATCCGCGGTGGACGTGGCCAAGTATCGGGCTCGGGTCGCGAAACTGACCGAAGCCTTCCCGCTCTATCCGGGACTGGTGCAATGA
- a CDS encoding Dyp-type peroxidase translates to MSETALQKATIPFDGRVQSGVEQPPQAHLEVLGMNLEPSLDQAAFIELLKDLTATARELTQGNPIPNFLAPEMVAVTANLTITCGFGERIFDFLGKPELKPEGLHDIPAFKLDQLQERWGQTDLVFQICCDDPGTLFAAGRLILAKCEGKATLRWMQKGFTYAYGSAPRGTTPRNPFGQVDGTVNPSTAEEFSEQVWLDGSGDQAYLDGSTIMVLRRIQNFLDPWELLDRPARERVIGRKLSDGGPLSGGGEFDEEDMDAVDETGNFIIDRRSHLALSREHEDDGSDKLRRRAFAYDDAPEPGQSDLTNSGLVWISFQRNPDLQFTAIQKRLDMHDLLNKFISHIGSAVYWIVPGTSAETYWGQGLLEK, encoded by the coding sequence ATGTCTGAAACCGCGTTGCAAAAAGCTACTATTCCTTTCGATGGCCGGGTGCAGTCCGGGGTGGAACAGCCTCCGCAGGCGCATCTGGAAGTTTTGGGGATGAACCTGGAACCCAGCCTGGACCAGGCGGCGTTCATTGAACTGCTAAAGGACCTGACCGCCACCGCCCGCGAGTTGACCCAGGGCAACCCGATTCCGAACTTCCTAGCTCCGGAAATGGTCGCGGTCACCGCCAATCTGACCATCACTTGCGGTTTCGGAGAGCGGATTTTTGATTTCTTGGGTAAGCCGGAACTGAAACCCGAGGGCTTGCATGACATTCCCGCTTTCAAACTCGACCAGCTGCAGGAACGCTGGGGTCAGACCGATTTAGTGTTCCAGATTTGCTGCGACGACCCGGGCACCCTGTTCGCGGCCGGTCGCCTGATCCTGGCCAAGTGCGAAGGCAAGGCCACGTTGCGCTGGATGCAAAAGGGCTTCACTTACGCCTACGGTTCCGCCCCGCGTGGCACGACCCCGCGCAATCCGTTCGGTCAGGTTGACGGCACTGTGAACCCGTCCACCGCGGAAGAATTCTCCGAGCAGGTGTGGTTGGACGGCTCTGGCGACCAGGCCTACCTGGACGGTTCCACCATTATGGTGCTGCGCCGGATTCAAAACTTCCTCGATCCGTGGGAATTGCTGGACCGTCCCGCCCGCGAGCGCGTTATCGGCCGCAAACTCTCCGATGGCGGTCCGTTGAGCGGCGGCGGCGAGTTTGACGAGGAGGACATGGACGCGGTAGATGAAACCGGTAACTTCATCATTGATCGGCGTTCTCACCTGGCGCTGTCCCGCGAACATGAAGACGACGGTTCCGACAAGCTGCGTCGCCGCGCTTTTGCCTACGACGATGCCCCGGAACCGGGACAATCCGACCTGACCAACAGCGGTTTGGTGTGGATTTCTTTCCAGCGCAACCCGGACCTTCAGTTCACGGCCATTCAAAAGCGCCTGGATATGCACGACTTGTTGAACAAGTTTATTTCCCACATCGGTTCGGCGGTTTACTGGATTGTTCCGGGAACCAGCGCGGAAACCTATTGGGGACAGGGTTTGCTGGAGAAATAG